From the Candidatus Delongbacteria bacterium genome, the window GCGCGCCTGGCGGATTTCGTCCAGGTGCTGGAGCGGGCGCGGGCCGAGGGCTCCGAGCTCTGCATCCTGGGCGACCTGTTCGACTTCTGGTTCGAGTGGCGCGAGGTGCTGCCCAGCCGGCATCTGCCCTGGCTGGCGGCCCTGCTGCGCGCCGTGGAGGGCGGCTTGGCGATCTCCATCCTGCCCGGCAACCACGACTTCCGCCTGGGCGGGCTGCTGGAAACCCGGCTGGCCCTGCGCCATCCCGGCGACTGGGAACGCCGCACGGCCCTGGGCGGGCAGATCGTGCTGCACCACGGCGACGGGCTGGATCCGGCGGAGCGCGGCTACCGGCTCATGCGCCGGGTCTTCCGCTCGAACTGGGCCCAGTGGGCCTTCCGCTGGCTGCATCCGGACCTGGGCATGCGCGTGGCGGACTGGGCCGGGGCCGGCGATCGGACCCACGTCTGGAGTCGGGCCGAGCTGACCGCCTACCTGAAGCGGGGGCTGCCGCTGCTGCTGCAGCCGGAGGACCGCTTGCTGGCCATGGGCCACGTGCACGTGGCGGCCCGGTTCCTGTGGGATTCCACGGTGGTCGGCACCCTGCCGCCCTTCGTCCACAAGTCGCGCGGCTTCTGCATCTGGGACGGCGAGAGGCTGAGTTTCGAGTACCTGCGCCCGGAGCTGGCGCCGGCCCTGCTGGAGGAGCGGCTGCGATGAGATCCAGCCTGGCGGCGCGCGTGATCCTCTGGACCCTGCTGGTCCTGGGCGTGCTGGGCGCCCTGGGCGGGCTGGGGCTGTGGTGGCTGAGCCGCGACCTGCCCCCGCTCGAGGAGCTGGAGCGCTACCGACCCATGCTCTCCAGCCGCCTGCTGGACCGCGAGGGCCGGCTGATCGGCGAGTTCTTCCAGCAGAAGCGCGTCCAGGTGCCGCTGGAGGAGATCTCCCCCTGGCTGGTGGAGACCGTGGTGGCCGTGGAGGACCGGCGCTTCCGCTCGCACTGGGGCGTGGACGTCTATCGCGTGGTGGGGGCCCTGGCCGTGGATCTGGGCACGCTGAGCTACGCCCAGGGCGCTTCCACCCTCACCCAGCAGCTGGCCCGCAACCTCTACCTCAGTCGGGAGAAGAGCCTCCTGCGCAAGCTGCGCGAAGTGCTCACGGCGATCCAGATCGAGCGCCACTACTCCAAGGACGAGATCCTGGAGATGTATCTGACCCAGGCCTACTTCGGCCACGGGGCCTACGGCGTGCAGCAGGCCGCCGCGCGCTTCTTCGGCACCGACGCCCGGGAGCTGGGCCCCACCCAGGCGGCCCTGCTGGTGGGCCTGCTCAAGGCCCCGCGCCACTTTTCGCCCTACCTGCACGCCGACCGCGCGCTGGAGCGGCGCAGCGTCATCCTCCAGGTCATGCGCAAGCGCGGCCTGCTGCGCGGCAGCCAGTACGACGAGGCGCAGGCCGCCCCGCTGGGCGTGGTGGCCGGCGACCTGAGCGGGGCGGAACTGGCGGCGCCCTACTTCTGCGAGTACGTCCGGCTGCAGCTGGAGGACCTGCAGGAGGAACTGGGCGTGGACATCTACCGGGACGGGCTGGAGATCCGCACCACGCTGGACCTGGACATGCAGACCGCCGCCGAGCGGGCTTGCGCGGCGGGCGTGGCGCGGCTGGACTCCATTTCGCAGAACAGCTTCCTGCGGCGGGACTGGATGGCCTGGGCCCAGGAGCGCTGGCCCGAGCTGAGCGACGAGGAGCGCTGGCAGCTGCGGCTCAAGCCCGAGCACCGCCAGTTGGTGGACAGCCTGCTGGCCGTCCAGCCGGCACTGGTGGCGCTGGATCCGGGCAGCGGCGCGATCCGGGCCCTGGTGGGCGGGCGGGACTTCAGGCGCAGCCGCTTCAACCGCGCCACCCAGGCCATCCGGCAGCCGGGCTCGGCCTTCAAGCCCTTCCTCTACACGGCGGCCATCGACAACGGCTACTCGCCGGCCTTCCGCGTCTCCAACGGCCCCGTCTCCGTCGAGGACGGCACGGGCAAGCTCTGGTCGCCCCAGAACTACGACGGCAAGACCGGCGGGTTGACCACGCTGCGCACGGGGCTGAAGGAGAGCTACAACCTGGTGGCCGTGCGCCTGCTGATGGACGTGGTGCCGCCGGACATGGTGGTCAAGTACGCGCGGCAGATGGGCATCACCACGCCCATCGAGACGGACCTGGCCATGGCGCTGGGCTCCAGCGGCGTGATCCCGCTGGAACTGGTCAGCGCCTACGCCTGCCTGGCCAACGGCGGCATCCACTACACGCCCTTCGCCGTGGAGGAGCTGCGGGACCGTCACGGCCACGTGATCTGGCGCCAGCGTCCGCTCAGCCAGGAGGCCCTCTCCGAAGGCACCGCCGCCCTGATGACCGACATGCTCGGCAGCGTGATGCGCGATGGCACGGGCTCCGCCGCCCGCTGGCGCTACGGCTTCAAGGCTCCGGCGGCGGGCAAGACGGGCACGACCAATTCCTACACCGACGCCTGGTTCGTGGGCTACACGCCGCTGCTGGCCTGCGGCGTCTGGCTGGGGCACGACGATCCGCAATTCAGCCTGGGTTCGGGGATGGCCGGCGGCCAGGCCGCCCTGCCGGTCTGGGCCCAGTTCATGAACGAGGTCTACGCCAAGCTCCAGCTGCCGGAGGCGGAATTCCAGCGGCCGGCCTCGGTGGTGGAGGTGGACATCTGCAGCGAGACCTTCGAGCACGCGGGGCCCTTCTGTCCGAACACGTTCCGCGAGTTGTTTCTGCGCTCCTACGTGCCGCAGGGCGAGTGTCCGCTGCACAAGGTGGCGCCCTGATCGGCAGTCAATCTGGAAGGGAAAGGGAAGACATGAGCACGAGAGTCCTGCGTCTGGCCGCTCTGGTGGCCCTGCTGGTTTGTGGCGGAGCCCGCGCGGCGGATCCGGCGGCCCTGCTCAAGGCCTGTGACGAGGCCTGCGCCAAGTACGACCTGAGCCGCGCCCACGAGAGCGCGACCCAGGCCCTGCAGGCGGCTCCGGGCCAGTTCGAAGCCCTCTGGCGCGTGGTGCGCTCCCAGGTGGACCTGGGGGAGGACGCCCAGGACAAGGGCCAGGTGAAGCAGGCGGAGGCCTGGTTCAACAAGGCGCTGGGCACCAGCCGCGAACTGGTGCGCCTGCATCCCGGCCAGAGCAACGCGCACTACTACCGGGCGCTGGCGGTGGGGCGCCGGGCGCTGTTCGCCGGCGGCAAGGAAAAGGTCAGCCTGGCGCAAGAGATTGAGCGCGAGGCTTTGAAAGCCCTGGAGATCGACCCCCGTAACGGGCGCGCTCACGGCTTGATCGGTCGCTACTACCGCGAGATGGCCCACCTGGGCTGGGCCAAGCGCAAGGCCGCCGAGACGCTGTTCGGCGACCTGCCCAAGGGTGGCGACGAGAAAGCCCTCAGTCATCTGCGCAAGGCCACGGAACTGGAGCCGACGTGGGTCTTCGCCTGGTACGAACTGGCGGAGACGCTGGAAGTGATGGGCCACAAGGATGAGGCCCGCAAGGTCTTCCACAAGGCCGCTTCCATGCCGCGCCTGGACCACCGCGATCCGCTGCTCAAGGCGGAAGCCGCCAAGCGCCAGAACGGATGAGTCTGCCCGATCCCCAGGCCCTCTCCCGGGAGACGGGCAGCCGGCGCAAGGCGGGCGTGGAGGCGATGTTCGACCGCATCGCCGGGCGCTACGACCTCCTCAACCACCTGCTCTCCGGCGGAACGGACATCCTGTGGCGCCGTCGGGCCGTGCGCGAACTGCGTCTGCGGCCCGGCGGCGTCTACCTGGATCTGGCGGCCGGCACGGGCGACTACGCCTTCACCATGCTGCGCCGGGAGCCCGGCTGCCGCGTGCTGGCCGTGGACCTGTCCCTGGGCATGCTGGCCCGGCTGGGCGAAAAGACCCGGGCGGCCCGGCAGAGCGGGCAGATCAGCCGAATCCGCGGCGACGGCGAGCGCCTGCCCCTCAAGCCCCGCAGCCTGGACGGCCTGGCCATCGGCTACGGCATCCGCAACTTTCCCGACAAGCGGCAGGCCCTGCTGGAGTGCGGCCGCGTGTTGAAGCCCGGCGGCCGGTTGGTCATCCTGGAATTGGCGGGGATTCCCAATCCCCTGCTGCGCACACTGTTCGGACTGTACTTCCGCTTCGTCCTGCCCCTGATCGGCCGACTGGTGTCCGGTGATGCCATGGCCTACCGCTACCTGCCCGCCTCGGTGGAGCAGTTTCCCGGACGCGGGCCTTTTCTGGCCTGGATGCGGGAGGCCGGCTTCGCCGACGCCCGGGCCGTGGAACTCAGCGGGGGCATTTCCACCCTGTTCTTGGGAACCCGGGAAGGCTGAACCACTGATCACACAAGGGGCAGCCCAGCCCGCCAGGGGCTGTTCGAAATCCGTCACCTTGAGCGATTCCCCCGGGTTCGTGCATACGCTAACAGGTTGTCCAGCAATCAGGTTAGGTTTAGAGTGGCTTGGTCTGGTTTTTGCTCGTGCAGATCATCCGCCAAGAGGATCAGGGCGGCCAAACCTGCCAACTTCTGTCGCTTCATTTTGAAAGGGTTGATTATGAGCAAAATCCTCATGTGCTCCGTTCTGCTGGCCGGCGTGGCAAGCGCCGCCGTGGTGAGCGCCCCCCGGGTGCACCCGCAGTCCGGCGCCGGGACCGTCATCCCCGTGACGGTTCTGAACCAGGACACGGGCGCCTCCGAGCGCGTGGACCGGGACGAGAGCTACAACTTCGATGGATCCGCCCAGGGCTGGGGCAGCTTTGGCACGGGTCTTCAGAACGACACCTGGCACGTGGAGCCCACGGGCCACGGCGGCACCTACACGAACACCTGGTGGAGCGCGGACGCCGCCACCGGTGGCTACTTGAGCAGTTCCTTCGTCTACCTGCAGACTCCGGCCATCAATCTGGTCGGCGCCGTCAACCCCAGCCTCTCCTTCGCCCTCTTCTACGCGCAGGAAACCCCGGGCGGCGAGCCCGTCGGCTATGATGGCTGGGACGGCTGCAACGTCTGGGCCTCCACGGACGGCGGCGCCACGTGGGCCGTGATCTCGGGCACGCCCGCCTACAACGTGACCAGCTCCTACGCCTTCGGCTCGGAGTTCGGCATGGGCACGGGCATCCCCTCCTGGGGCGGCACGGCCGCGGGCTGGTCCAACGCCAGCTTCAGCCTGAATTCCTTCGTGGGCCAGAGTGACGTGCGCCTGCGCTTCGTCATGTGCGCGGATCCGGGCTTCGACGTCATCGACGACGCCAGCCTGATCGGCATGCAGGTGGACAACGTGGTGGTCTCCGCCGGCGGCACCCTCTGGGCCGACGACGGCGTGAACAACACGGGCGGCGCCCCCACCCACGGCTTCTGGGTCTATGGCGACTCCTGGGTCTACACGGGTGCGGAGTGGGTCTGCGACGATGATCCCAGCCTGGGTTGCTACGTGGTCAGCCCCTGGATCACCTACACGGCCCCGACGCTGATCACCGTCGAGCAGGACATCCGTTGCGACCTGCCGGACTCCGACGGCAACGACGACGGCTTCCTCGAGGACTACTTCTACGTCGAGTACAGCACGGACAACGCGGTCTGGACGACGCTGACCTACGACTATGCCGGCGACACGCGTCCGGACTGGATGAACTCCTACTACACGTACACCAACGCCGACGTCTTCAACGGCGCCCTGCAGTTCACCCTGGCCACGGGCACGCAGTTCAAGCTGCGCTACCGCATGCGCACCGACGCCGACATCGACGGCGGCGACGGCACGGGCCTCTGGGTGGACAACGTCAGCGTGACCATGGCCAACGTGCCCACCAACGATCTGGGCGTGAACAAGGCCTGGATGAACTACCCGCGCAATATCACGGTCTCCCAGTTGCCCGCCGCCGAGGTGACGAACCACGGCGCCGCCGCCCAGGAGAACGTCCGCGTGTGGTGGCGCGTGCTGGACGACAGCACGAGCACGACCATCC encodes:
- a CDS encoding UDP-2,3-diacylglucosamine diphosphatase, producing MQPLFLISDIHAGIRHDADDPARLADFVQVLERARAEGSELCILGDLFDFWFEWREVLPSRHLPWLAALLRAVEGGLAISILPGNHDFRLGGLLETRLALRHPGDWERRTALGGQIVLHHGDGLDPAERGYRLMRRVFRSNWAQWAFRWLHPDLGMRVADWAGAGDRTHVWSRAELTAYLKRGLPLLLQPEDRLLAMGHVHVAARFLWDSTVVGTLPPFVHKSRGFCIWDGERLSFEYLRPELAPALLEERLR
- a CDS encoding PBP1A family penicillin-binding protein, which encodes MRSSLAARVILWTLLVLGVLGALGGLGLWWLSRDLPPLEELERYRPMLSSRLLDREGRLIGEFFQQKRVQVPLEEISPWLVETVVAVEDRRFRSHWGVDVYRVVGALAVDLGTLSYAQGASTLTQQLARNLYLSREKSLLRKLREVLTAIQIERHYSKDEILEMYLTQAYFGHGAYGVQQAAARFFGTDARELGPTQAALLVGLLKAPRHFSPYLHADRALERRSVILQVMRKRGLLRGSQYDEAQAAPLGVVAGDLSGAELAAPYFCEYVRLQLEDLQEELGVDIYRDGLEIRTTLDLDMQTAAERACAAGVARLDSISQNSFLRRDWMAWAQERWPELSDEERWQLRLKPEHRQLVDSLLAVQPALVALDPGSGAIRALVGGRDFRRSRFNRATQAIRQPGSAFKPFLYTAAIDNGYSPAFRVSNGPVSVEDGTGKLWSPQNYDGKTGGLTTLRTGLKESYNLVAVRLLMDVVPPDMVVKYARQMGITTPIETDLAMALGSSGVIPLELVSAYACLANGGIHYTPFAVEELRDRHGHVIWRQRPLSQEALSEGTAALMTDMLGSVMRDGTGSAARWRYGFKAPAAGKTGTTNSYTDAWFVGYTPLLACGVWLGHDDPQFSLGSGMAGGQAALPVWAQFMNEVYAKLQLPEAEFQRPASVVEVDICSETFEHAGPFCPNTFRELFLRSYVPQGECPLHKVAP
- a CDS encoding tetratricopeptide repeat protein gives rise to the protein MSTRVLRLAALVALLVCGGARAADPAALLKACDEACAKYDLSRAHESATQALQAAPGQFEALWRVVRSQVDLGEDAQDKGQVKQAEAWFNKALGTSRELVRLHPGQSNAHYYRALAVGRRALFAGGKEKVSLAQEIEREALKALEIDPRNGRAHGLIGRYYREMAHLGWAKRKAAETLFGDLPKGGDEKALSHLRKATELEPTWVFAWYELAETLEVMGHKDEARKVFHKAASMPRLDHRDPLLKAEAAKRQNG
- a CDS encoding ubiquinone/menaquinone biosynthesis methyltransferase, coding for MSLPDPQALSRETGSRRKAGVEAMFDRIAGRYDLLNHLLSGGTDILWRRRAVRELRLRPGGVYLDLAAGTGDYAFTMLRREPGCRVLAVDLSLGMLARLGEKTRAARQSGQISRIRGDGERLPLKPRSLDGLAIGYGIRNFPDKRQALLECGRVLKPGGRLVILELAGIPNPLLRTLFGLYFRFVLPLIGRLVSGDAMAYRYLPASVEQFPGRGPFLAWMREAGFADARAVELSGGISTLFLGTREG